One Halalkalicoccus tibetensis genomic region harbors:
- a CDS encoding transcription initiation factor IIB family protein, producing MTVDTPTVCPECDSALMTEEIETVCTECGLVVSEERIDPGPEWRSFEDDDTDRRRTGAPLSRSRHDYGLSTEIGYGGLNRATGRKRRLYARMRKQNRWPQCETKADRNQRDVFMQIRRLSSALALPDSIRDQACSLFRSAQNEELVTGRSLEGFTAATVYAACRVHGVSRTRAEILDASRATRPELDAAYDAINRELGLPVGPLDPGDYIPRFGSRLDLPREVRARGTELLESAVEDELIGGHNPAGVAAACLYTAAREREAGVTQKQAADVADVSPPTIRVTYQALCEADLTG from the coding sequence ATGACAGTCGACACCCCCACCGTCTGTCCGGAATGTGATAGCGCGCTCATGACCGAGGAGATAGAGACCGTCTGCACCGAATGCGGGCTGGTCGTCAGCGAGGAGCGGATCGACCCCGGTCCGGAGTGGCGCTCGTTCGAGGACGACGATACCGACCGCCGGCGAACCGGCGCGCCGCTCTCGCGCTCCCGTCACGATTACGGGCTCTCGACGGAGATCGGCTACGGCGGGCTCAACAGGGCGACCGGGCGAAAACGTAGGCTGTACGCCCGGATGCGAAAGCAGAACCGGTGGCCCCAGTGCGAGACGAAGGCCGATCGTAACCAGCGCGACGTGTTCATGCAGATCCGCCGGCTGAGCTCGGCGCTGGCGCTTCCCGACTCGATCCGGGACCAGGCGTGTTCGCTGTTTCGCTCCGCCCAGAACGAGGAGCTCGTCACCGGGCGCTCGCTCGAGGGGTTCACCGCCGCGACGGTGTACGCGGCCTGCCGGGTCCACGGCGTCTCGCGGACCCGCGCCGAGATCCTCGACGCCTCACGCGCCACCCGGCCGGAGCTCGACGCCGCCTACGACGCGATCAACCGCGAGCTCGGCCTTCCCGTCGGGCCGCTCGATCCCGGGGACTACATCCCCCGGTTCGGGAGCCGACTCGACCTCCCGCGGGAGGTCCGGGCCCGCGGGACCGAGCTGCTCGAATCGGCGGTCGAGGACGAGCTGATCGGCGGGCACAACCCCGCCGGCGTCGCGGCGGCCTGCCTCTATACGGCCGCGCGGGAGCGCGAGGCAGGGGTCACCCAGAAGCAGGCCGCCGACGTCGCCGACGTGAGCCCACCGACGATCCGAGTCACGTATCAGGCGCTGTGCGAGGCCGACCTGACCGGCTAA
- the hisB gene encoding imidazoleglycerol-phosphate dehydratase HisB: MTDRTAERSRGTAETEIECSLDLDGDGDAEIETGIAFFDHMLTAFATHGLFDLTLQCEGDLGIDDHHTVEDVGIVLGDALKEAVGDKSGMVRYADRRVPLDEAVASVVVDVSGRPRFYFDGEFSQDSVGELTSDMARHFAESLAMNAGLTLHLEVEGENAHHEIEALFKCLARALDDATRIDERRGGTPSTKGQL, from the coding sequence ATGACCGACCGGACGGCGGAGCGATCGAGAGGGACCGCCGAGACCGAGATCGAGTGCTCGCTCGACCTCGACGGAGACGGCGACGCGGAGATCGAGACCGGGATCGCCTTCTTCGATCACATGTTGACCGCCTTCGCGACACACGGCCTCTTCGATCTCACGCTTCAGTGCGAGGGCGACCTGGGGATCGACGACCACCACACCGTCGAGGACGTCGGGATCGTCCTCGGGGACGCTCTCAAGGAAGCCGTCGGCGACAAGTCGGGGATGGTCCGGTACGCGGATCGACGGGTGCCACTGGACGAGGCAGTCGCCTCCGTAGTAGTCGACGTCAGTGGCCGGCCCCGCTTCTACTTCGACGGCGAGTTCTCCCAGGACTCGGTGGGCGAGCTGACCAGCGATATGGCCCGGCACTTCGCGGAGTCGCTGGCGATGAACGCCGGGCTCACGCTCCACCTGGAGGTCGAGGGCGAGAACGCCCACCACGAGATCGAGGCGCTGTTCAAATGCCTCGCTCGCGCGCTCGACGACGCGACCCGGATTGACGAGCGCCGGGGCGGGACCCCGAGCACGAAGGGCCAGCTGTGA
- a CDS encoding amino acid-binding protein has translation MFDEIMAKFEGSPSQQAVIRLLLERGFSVNDEGRVVSGGIEIPNTQVAREIDVDRRVVDSTTDAILDDEELRLVFQNISQIPSLMDLAPVIDLSTLTIAVRDAGQEGIVASVTGLLADNGISIRQTVSEDPEFTDEPRLYIVTDEPVPGSVLNELRELPFVRKLELQ, from the coding sequence ATGTTCGATGAGATCATGGCCAAGTTCGAGGGGTCGCCCAGCCAGCAGGCGGTCATTCGCCTGCTCCTCGAACGCGGCTTCTCGGTCAACGACGAGGGACGGGTCGTCTCGGGCGGGATCGAGATCCCCAACACGCAGGTCGCCCGCGAGATCGACGTCGATCGCCGGGTGGTCGACTCCACGACGGACGCGATCCTCGACGACGAGGAGCTCAGGCTCGTCTTCCAGAACATCTCCCAGATCCCGAGCCTGATGGATCTGGCGCCCGTCATCGACCTCTCGACGCTGACGATCGCGGTCCGGGACGCGGGCCAGGAGGGGATCGTCGCCTCCGTCACTGGCTTGCTCGCGGACAACGGCATCTCGATCCGCCAGACGGTGAGCGAGGACCCCGAGTTCACCGACGAACCGCGCCTCTACATCGTCACCGACGAGCCGGTTCCGGGGAGCGTGCTCAACGAACTGCGCGAGCTGCCGTTCGTCCGAAAACTCGAACTCCAGTAA
- the gdhB gene encoding glutamate dehydrogenase GdhB, with translation MSVPVTEKREEPETALATARRQLERAAAHVDIDPATVERLKHPARVQRVSLPVERDDGSLEVFTGYRAQHDSVRGPFKGGMRYHPGVTEDECIGLSMWMTWKTAVMDLPFGGAKGGVVVDPKGLSDGETERLTRRFAQELRDTVGPMHDIPAPDMGTDAETMGWFMDAYSVLQGETTPGVVTGKPPVIGGSHGREEAPGRSVAIVVREACAYHDLPIEEATVAVQGYGSVGANAARLLDSWGASVVAVSDVNGAAYDPDGLDTASIPTHEEEPEAVTRVADHVIGNDELLELDVDVVVPAAVGNVITADNADAIAADLVVEGANGPTTVTGDSILRERGVSVIPDILANAGGVTVSYFEWLQDINRRSWSHERVNEELESEMLRAWNAVADRVEEHDLAWRDAAYVLALERLGAAHEARGLWP, from the coding sequence ATGAGCGTTCCCGTTACCGAGAAGCGAGAGGAGCCCGAGACGGCGCTCGCGACGGCGCGCCGACAGCTTGAGCGAGCAGCAGCCCACGTCGACATCGATCCCGCGACCGTCGAGCGGCTGAAACACCCCGCGCGCGTCCAGCGCGTCTCGCTGCCGGTCGAGCGCGACGACGGGAGCCTCGAGGTGTTCACGGGCTATCGCGCCCAGCACGACAGCGTTCGGGGCCCGTTCAAGGGCGGGATGCGCTATCACCCCGGCGTCACCGAGGACGAGTGCATCGGCCTCTCGATGTGGATGACATGGAAGACCGCGGTGATGGACCTGCCCTTCGGCGGCGCGAAGGGGGGCGTCGTGGTCGACCCCAAGGGGCTGAGCGACGGCGAGACCGAGCGGCTGACCCGCCGGTTCGCCCAGGAGCTGCGCGACACCGTCGGTCCGATGCACGACATCCCGGCGCCCGACATGGGGACCGACGCCGAGACGATGGGCTGGTTCATGGACGCCTACAGCGTGCTGCAGGGCGAGACCACGCCCGGCGTCGTGACCGGCAAGCCGCCGGTGATCGGCGGGAGCCACGGCCGTGAGGAGGCGCCCGGCCGGAGCGTGGCGATCGTCGTCCGGGAGGCGTGTGCGTACCACGATCTCCCGATCGAGGAGGCGACGGTCGCGGTCCAGGGCTACGGCAGCGTCGGCGCGAACGCCGCGCGCCTGCTCGACTCGTGGGGCGCGTCGGTCGTCGCTGTCAGCGACGTCAACGGCGCGGCCTACGACCCCGACGGGCTCGACACCGCGTCGATCCCGACCCACGAGGAGGAGCCCGAGGCGGTCACGCGAGTCGCGGATCACGTGATCGGGAACGACGAGCTGCTGGAGCTCGACGTCGACGTGGTGGTGCCGGCGGCCGTCGGCAACGTCATCACCGCCGACAACGCCGACGCGATCGCCGCGGATCTCGTCGTCGAGGGAGCGAACGGCCCGACGACGGTCACGGGCGACTCGATCCTGCGCGAACGCGGGGTGTCCGTGATTCCCGACATCCTCGCGAACGCCGGGGGCGTCACCGTGAGCTACTTCGAGTGGCTCCAGGACATCAACCGGCGCTCGTGGAGCCACGAGCGCGTCAACGAGGAGCTCGAATCGGAGATGCTTCGCGCGTGGAACGCGGTCGCGGATCGCGTCGAGGAGCACGACCTGGCGTGGCGCGACGCCGCCTACGTGCTCGCGCTCGAACGGCTCGGGGCCGCCCACGAGGCCCGCGGGCTGTGGCCGTAG
- a CDS encoding rubrerythrin-like domain-containing protein, with amino-acid sequence MTANGTSPTLTWDVASAAETESAYECLDCGTRVTGTSHPGSCPNCDASFRNCATSIE; translated from the coding sequence ATGACAGCAAACGGTACCTCACCGACCCTGACGTGGGACGTCGCCTCCGCCGCCGAGACCGAATCGGCCTACGAGTGTCTCGACTGTGGCACCCGTGTGACCGGGACGTCACACCCCGGCTCGTGTCCGAACTGCGACGCCTCGTTCCGGAACTGCGCGACCTCGATCGAGTGA
- a CDS encoding bacterio-opsin activator domain-containing protein, translating to MAVPDTGPPRLLLVGNETWLSAVREAFDTPRTSVAVDATEALDRLDNARIDCVISALSFPDGSAPDLLRAVREDRPTLPVVVYARSGDEERASEAIGAGATDYLPADATAPATLRERVASAIEAGRAREERDRRARQFDALFDGSLSATWLLDSTGAVRRANDAARSFSPVETDHEEPLWNHAWVAETDRDRLRGAIERGAGGDSSTVLLDCADDERTPETVELAVRPVSGTEHLLVTAVDVSERVELADELRRSEELHRVTLNNMTDTVLVTDEEGHFTYICPNVHFIFGYTVEEIREMGTIDELLGPDLFDPAELREKGVLTNIECTATDRAGREHTLLVNAKRVSIQGGTTLYSCRDVTTRKQRERALSTLHGTARELLYAEGSGEIAGIVATDATDVLDAPGAGCYLFDAEENSLEPAATTDAFAAGRSLDPIRPGEDSPIGRAFLRGSVVVDDGLLAAPLGDHGVLVADAEGEFGTVLEELADLLAATAEAALDRLERERALHDRDRELRERNRELSRLNRINDVIRGIDGALVAAETREEIERAVCDRLTTDDRYRFAWIGEPDGEGVVPREWAGEGREYLDGLPFEDGDEPALRAAAGEPVAVGNVAEGFREAPWRTAALERGYQSVLSVPLSHEGLSYGVLSVYADRPNAFDEMARTVFLELADTIAAALTAVKQRDALLSDTVTELEYETRSESCPVLALALAADCGVALDGGVRRVEGGVLAFVTAEGASLDRVRESADDVATIEEATPIAEREDGGVLWLRLASPFVGSRLADHGATLRTLRASADDASARLIVDVPNPTDVRAVDGALTELYADATLLSQRERAGESGPDHTRSALLERLTDRQLEAVRTAYHSGFFESPRACSGEAVADALGVSASAFYQLNRASQRRLFGALFDGGFTIEA from the coding sequence ATGGCAGTCCCCGATACCGGTCCACCGCGACTCCTGCTGGTCGGCAACGAGACGTGGCTCTCGGCTGTCCGCGAGGCGTTCGACACGCCTCGGACGTCGGTCGCCGTGGACGCGACGGAGGCGCTCGACCGCCTCGACAACGCCCGGATCGACTGCGTGATCAGCGCGCTCTCGTTCCCCGACGGGAGCGCACCCGACCTGCTTCGGGCGGTTCGCGAGGACCGCCCGACCCTCCCGGTCGTCGTCTACGCGCGCTCGGGCGACGAGGAACGCGCGAGCGAGGCGATCGGGGCGGGCGCGACCGACTACCTCCCTGCCGACGCGACGGCGCCGGCCACCCTCCGCGAGCGGGTCGCCTCGGCGATCGAGGCCGGACGTGCCCGCGAGGAGCGCGATCGGCGCGCCCGGCAGTTCGACGCGCTGTTCGACGGGTCGCTGTCGGCGACGTGGCTGCTCGATTCGACGGGTGCGGTCCGGCGGGCGAACGACGCCGCCCGGTCGTTCTCGCCCGTCGAAACGGACCACGAGGAGCCGCTCTGGAACCACGCGTGGGTGGCGGAGACGGATCGCGACCGGCTGCGAGGCGCAATCGAGCGCGGGGCCGGCGGCGACTCCTCGACCGTCCTCCTCGACTGTGCGGACGACGAGCGAACGCCGGAGACGGTCGAGCTGGCGGTTCGACCGGTCTCCGGGACGGAGCACCTGCTCGTGACGGCCGTCGACGTCAGCGAGCGTGTCGAACTCGCCGACGAGCTCCGGCGTTCGGAGGAGCTCCACCGCGTGACGCTCAACAACATGACCGACACGGTACTGGTCACCGACGAGGAGGGCCACTTCACATATATCTGCCCCAACGTCCACTTCATCTTCGGCTACACGGTCGAGGAGATCCGCGAGATGGGCACGATCGACGAGCTGCTCGGCCCCGACCTGTTCGACCCCGCCGAGCTCCGCGAGAAGGGCGTGTTGACGAACATCGAGTGTACCGCGACCGACCGCGCCGGCCGGGAGCACACCCTGTTGGTCAACGCCAAACGCGTCTCGATCCAGGGCGGCACCACCCTCTACAGCTGCCGGGACGTCACCACCCGGAAACAGCGCGAGCGCGCGCTCTCGACGTTACACGGGACCGCCCGCGAACTGCTGTACGCCGAGGGGAGCGGGGAGATCGCGGGGATCGTCGCGACCGACGCGACGGACGTGCTCGACGCCCCCGGGGCCGGCTGTTACCTTTTCGACGCCGAGGAGAACTCCCTCGAACCGGCGGCGACGACCGACGCGTTCGCCGCGGGGCGCTCGCTCGACCCGATCCGCCCCGGCGAGGACTCCCCGATCGGCCGGGCCTTCCTCCGGGGGTCGGTCGTCGTGGACGACGGCCTGCTCGCGGCCCCGCTGGGCGATCACGGCGTGCTGGTGGCCGACGCCGAGGGGGAGTTCGGAACGGTGCTCGAGGAGCTCGCGGATCTGCTGGCGGCGACCGCCGAGGCGGCGCTCGACCGCCTCGAACGCGAGCGCGCCCTCCACGACCGCGACCGGGAGCTCCGCGAGCGGAACCGCGAGCTCTCGCGGCTCAACCGGATCAACGACGTGATCCGGGGAATCGACGGGGCGCTCGTCGCCGCCGAGACCCGCGAGGAGATCGAACGCGCGGTCTGCGACCGGCTCACGACCGACGACCGCTACCGCTTTGCCTGGATCGGTGAACCCGACGGCGAGGGCGTCGTTCCCCGCGAGTGGGCGGGGGAGGGCCGCGAGTACCTCGACGGCCTCCCCTTCGAGGACGGCGACGAGCCCGCGCTCCGTGCGGCCGCGGGCGAGCCCGTCGCCGTCGGAAACGTCGCCGAGGGCTTTCGCGAGGCCCCGTGGCGGACGGCGGCGCTCGAACGCGGCTACCAGTCGGTGCTCAGCGTCCCGCTCTCCCACGAGGGACTCTCCTACGGCGTGCTGTCGGTCTACGCCGACCGCCCCAACGCCTTCGACGAGATGGCCCGAACGGTGTTCCTCGAGCTCGCCGACACCATCGCCGCGGCGCTCACCGCGGTCAAACAGCGCGACGCGCTTCTGAGCGACACGGTCACCGAGCTCGAGTACGAGACCCGCTCGGAGTCGTGTCCGGTGCTCGCGCTCGCGCTCGCGGCCGACTGCGGGGTCGCCCTCGACGGCGGCGTCCGGCGGGTCGAGGGCGGCGTGCTCGCGTTCGTCACCGCCGAGGGCGCGTCGCTCGACCGGGTTCGCGAGTCAGCGGACGACGTCGCCACCATCGAGGAGGCGACCCCCATCGCCGAACGCGAGGACGGCGGCGTCCTCTGGCTCCGGCTCGCCTCGCCGTTCGTCGGGAGCCGGCTCGCCGATCACGGCGCGACCCTCCGAACCCTGCGGGCGAGCGCCGACGACGCGAGCGCCCGACTGATCGTCGACGTCCCGAACCCGACCGACGTCCGCGCGGTCGACGGGGCGCTCACGGAGCTGTACGCCGACGCGACGCTGCTGTCCCAGCGCGAGCGCGCCGGAGAAAGCGGGCCCGACCACACCCGGTCGGCGCTCCTCGAACGGCTCACCGACCGCCAGCTGGAGGCCGTCAGGACGGCCTACCACAGCGGCTTCTTCGAGTCGCCCCGTGCCTGCTCGGGCGAGGCCGTCGCCGACGCGCTCGGAGTCAGCGCCTCGGCGTTCTACCAGCTCAACCGGGCCTCCCAGCGCCGGCTCTTCGGGGCGCTGTTCGACGGGGGCTTCACTATTGAAGCATGA
- a CDS encoding YigZ family protein encodes MSETYRTVSGRASAAFEVRGSEFIGHIAPAETVDAAESFVAEVEDEYADATHNVPAYRVRADPFREYASDDGEPSGSAGKPALNVLQGEGIENVACVVTRYYGGTNLGYGGLVRAYSRAVSEAIEAAGTVEERPHTRLSITAGYDDSGTVRGIIESSGCEFEAAYDERVSFAVRVPSEEREAFCDRLRDATSGRVGIE; translated from the coding sequence GTGAGCGAGACCTACCGCACCGTTTCGGGTCGGGCGAGCGCCGCCTTCGAGGTGCGGGGCTCGGAGTTCATCGGCCATATCGCGCCCGCGGAGACGGTCGACGCCGCCGAGTCGTTCGTCGCGGAGGTCGAAGACGAGTACGCGGACGCCACCCACAACGTCCCCGCCTACCGGGTGCGGGCCGACCCCTTCCGCGAGTACGCGAGCGACGACGGCGAGCCCTCCGGGTCGGCGGGAAAACCCGCCCTGAACGTGCTCCAGGGCGAGGGGATCGAGAACGTCGCCTGCGTCGTCACGCGCTACTACGGTGGCACCAACCTGGGGTACGGGGGACTGGTACGAGCGTACTCGCGAGCCGTCAGCGAGGCGATCGAGGCCGCCGGAACCGTCGAGGAACGGCCCCACACCCGGCTCTCGATCACCGCCGGGTACGACGATTCGGGAACGGTGCGAGGGATCATCGAGAGCTCCGGCTGCGAGTTCGAGGCCGCCTACGACGAACGCGTCTCCTTCGCGGTCCGGGTCCCGAGCGAGGAGCGCGAGGCGTTCTGTGATCGGCTCAGGGACGCGACGAGCGGGCGGGTCGGGATCGAGTAG